The DNA region AAGTCAAATGAAGTTTTGATGGGGCCGCCATCTTTTACGGTTTGTGAGTAAATGTGCCAGCCGCTTTGTATTGTTGCTTTTAAAAATACTACTGCTTCTTTGTCATTTACCTTTTTTGCCGCGTATGACCACCTCACCGGCGATTCGATCTGAGCGTAAGCGCCAACGCTGATGATAAGCGCGGTTACCAATACCAATAGTTTCTTCATTTGTGCTTTACTTTATTATTTATTTAAAAATTTCAATTCTTTAAGGTTAAACTCTAATTGCTGTCCGTTAGTATCTTCAATAACCAGCAAGCCATTAGGCAGTACATTTTTTACACTACCGTCGAAAACCCTGTTGTTTGACTCAAAGCGTTTGACCTCGTTTAACCAGTACAGCCGGTTTAAGTAAGTATCTCTTACAAAATCAATTTGACCGGCCTTTAGTTTCAGGTAGTACACTTCAATGTGTTTGCAAATTTCAGATAATAACCGTGTTAAATCATAATCCTTTTGTAAGATTTGTTTGACAGAGGTGGCATTTGAGGCGCCGGGCGGAAAATTTTCCTGGTTTATATTTAAACCAATGCCAATAACCGAGTCTTTGAGCAGCCCGCTCTGTATAGTATTTTCAATGAGTATCCCGCCAAGTTTCCTGTCGGCATAATAAATATCATTAGGCCATTTTATTTTTAGCCTATCGCCTAAAATGAGTTGCAAGGCA from Mucilaginibacter sp. SJ includes:
- a CDS encoding biotin--[acetyl-CoA-carboxylase] ligase, translated to MQNNIFSGLFVGQNLVTIKQVDSTNSFLKNLLSNSKPVPEGTVIMAEEQYAGRGQQQNTWHSEPGKNLTFSLLLKPHFLPVDAQFDLNRAVSLGVHDALQLILGDRLKIKWPNDIYYADRKLGGILIENTIQSGLLKDSVIGIGLNINQENFPPGASNATSVKQILQKDYDLTRLLSEICKHIEVYYLKLKAGQIDFVRDTYLNRLYWLNEVKRFESNNRVFDGSVKNVLPNGLLVIEDTNGQQLEFNLKELKFLNK